The sequence below is a genomic window from Candidatus Cloacimonadota bacterium.
GCTTTCGACTAATGTCCCGTTGAATTTATGGGCTGATAGTTTCTGTCCCTTTATATTGTAAATTTCTATACTTAGATTCCGCTCTTTTCCATAACCACTTCCAATGAAGAAGATATTAACGGTTGTTTCTATTTGGGATATTGGATTAGGGTATATGTTGATGTCCCAAATGTTAGAATTTGACGTTAGAGCAACACAATCATCTTGAACTCCCACAGTTGTATCGGCTAATTCAGCATTACCCAGGTAGATATGTATTTTGCCAGAAGTCCACAGGGGTGCCGGATCGGAAAAAGGCTGTGAAACGGCAAGATCACAATAGCCATCATTATTGAAATCACCCGCAGCTTTTGCCTTGCCAAATTGTTCAGATACCCCAGGAGGTGCAGGTAATTCCAAATCAACACCACCATTCAGATTCAGCCCTCCCATCCAAATGTAAGCTCTGCCATCAGCACCAGCATAGTTACTGTTTGAGGTTGCGATGTCGCTATAACCGTCACCGTTAAAATCTCCGTGGATTAGAGTGTATCCATCATCTGTACGTGATATGTATTGAGAGAATTCAGTATTCCAATATGCCGATATGTCAGAATTCCCGCACCAAATTTTATAACCGCTGCCATCAATCAAACCAACGAAATCATCTATACCATCTCCGTTAACGTCACCCAGGGGACCAGTCCAAGGGTCGATCACTGTATTTGTATCCGAACAAATTGTCAGGCTATCACTCGTGGGGAATTCATTGCTGCCAAAATGAACAGTAATCCTGCTGTGGGTGTTTTCATGTTGTGTCAATGAGTGTGAACTTAAGTAATCATCTATACCATCATTGTTGATATCGCCGATCCCCGTTAAAGAAGATGCCATTGCCCCCCACTGAAGCGAATACAAAATAACAGAGTTATGTGATGAACCATCAAATATCCTCATAGTTGCTGTGGAGTAATCAGAATTTACCAGCACATATCCTATGTCTGCATGTCCATCATTATTAACATCTCCAAGAGCCCAGAGACTTCCTATAAAGGAAGCGATTGAATGGGAGAAAGCTATAACAATATCAGGCGTTGTTACAGGAATATGGTTCCCATAGAAAATACAAATCTTCTCCTGTCCAGACTCCGATCCAAAATAGCAGAGGTCTTCAATCCCATCATTGTTGACATCTCCCGCGTTTCGCAAGTATCCCAGCCCATACTGGCGCTGGTAAGTACCTGGGATACTGAAGTCAAGATTATTGTCAAAACCATATCCTCCCCAATAGAAGTTGATTCTGCCAAACATTCTGTAGGAGTAATCTAGTACACCATCAGGATTCCAGTTTTTTTCCAACGCCACCAAGTCCTGTATACCATCTCCGTTAAAGTCGATACTGCACATAGACCTGCCTAATGATGCTCCACTAAACTCACCAGTCATTGTAGTAAGCAAAGGCATGCAGTTGACTGCATATAATAGACTTACCGAGATTAACACTGTAATACAAAATAACTGTCTCATCTTGGCCTCCCTATAAGCGGATAACCGCTAACCATTAATATAATATGTCATTTCTATAACGGTGCAAGAATTTATTTCAAAATTCTGTCGCATCCTTATACATCCTTGTTTGTGTTAAATCAGGTTAGTGGCTTCCTTGCTCCGGATAGAGTATCAAATACTACTCGCAAGGAGATACGATGGAAGC
It includes:
- a CDS encoding T9SS type A sorting domain-containing protein codes for the protein MRQLFCITVLISVSLLYAVNCMPLLTTMTGEFSGASLGRSMCSIDFNGDGIQDLVALEKNWNPDGVLDYSYRMFGRINFYWGGYGFDNNLDFSIPGTYQRQYGLGYLRNAGDVNNDGIEDLCYFGSESGQEKICIFYGNHIPVTTPDIVIAFSHSIASFIGSLWALGDVNNDGHADIGYVLVNSDYSTATMRIFDGSSHNSVILYSLQWGAMASSLTGIGDINNDGIDDYLSSHSLTQHENTHSRITVHFGSNEFPTSDSLTICSDTNTVIDPWTGPLGDVNGDGIDDFVGLIDGSGYKIWCGNSDISAYWNTEFSQYISRTDDGYTLIHGDFNGDGYSDIATSNSNYAGADGRAYIWMGGLNLNGGVDLELPAPPGVSEQFGKAKAAGDFNNDGYCDLAVSQPFSDPAPLWTSGKIHIYLGNAELADTTVGVQDDCVALTSNSNIWDINIYPNPISQIETTVNIFFIGSGYGKERNLSIEIYNIKGQKLSAHKFNGTLVESKNWSGLLNNTAPGVYFAKICSGDKTLVTKRFTII